From the Glycine max cultivar Williams 82 chromosome 11, Glycine_max_v4.0, whole genome shotgun sequence genome, the window TGATAGCacttgtattatttttcttcccATTACCGTAAGGCCTGAAGTGGTAAGTAGATAATGCCCTGCGTGTAGCACATAATTTCTACTTTGGGTATAGCCTGGCAAGCGAATGTTGTTGTTTGACCGTCTAGCATAGGAAAAACAATGGTTGCAAAGGCTGTGGCAACTGAAGCCGGAGGAAAAGCAATATCCCAATAGGTATGTTAACAGATTATTTTAACTCTTTGGAATGTTTGCAGTCAACTGAGTTGACTTCCATGTCAATGTAATCATGTTCTGCAGGGTCACATGCAAAGAGTGTAGTAGCCATTTCAGCCTCTAAGGTACACAACATTGACTTTATACTctttataataactaattttatttcaatctttttcattcaatgaaatgaatgagatagaatttgatttgatttagcaGTGCTAAGGAAGCGCATGAAGTAAAAATAGTGTGTACATATCAATTCTCTCAAAGCCCAGATCTATTTACTAAATAGAGATTTCATAAACTGTTGGGTCAGACACTTGACAAGCCTAGTAACGTTACGTGATTATATGCTTCAAAATTAACAATATACTGGAAAAGAATGATGTAGTTTATATAATCTTCAATATAGGAATTTCTTGGGAAATGATCTGCATCCCTTGAATTTGAAAGAGCTTTAGAGTTTGGAGCAGCAGCTTGACACAGCTTTGAAGCGCATCCGAACAAGAAAGGTGAAGTGTGCTAGCTTCTTTATATGCATGCAGTGTTCAGGAATACATCGAAGTTTGGGGGGTACATATATCAAAGGTGATGTTATGTTCCTTGGCATGATCAGTCTGTATAATAGTGAATATACAAATATAAGCGATTAAGATATGTGGCTTCTGTTATACAGCTGAATAGCTGATAGGCTGATACTAAAAAGGTTTTAGttatatctataaaaaaatctgGGAGGgaaaatgtatattatattGGCTTGTGGAAATAGGGACTTTCAATTTGATAATATAGTATGTTTATGTGCTTTGCATGTGTTGTAGCAATTTTAATGTGGCTAATTGAATGTTTCATTCTGAAAAATACTGCATTTAGTGTATGGGTTAATTTAACACCTTTGCTAGTAATGAGTGATGACAAACAAAAGGTTTCCGAAGAATCTGAACAAGTATCATCAATAGTTCCTTCCTTAAATGGAAATTGAAATCTTTTTCTTATTCTGAAAAGTGTTAGGCTGATAAATTTGGTTGactaagtttttaatttgatttgttacttttctattaaaaattcaTGTAATAGTACTGACTGAATGTGATGCaggaataaatgaaaaatgtcTCCTAAGTCTGAAATGTAGAAATTATGAAGTATCTATTCTAAGGACTTTCTTAACCACTTATGCCAATCTTGTATATTTACTTATGACTTTCCTTGCAGGTTCGTTCTGCAACCCTGGACACTTGGCTTCCAGAGCAAGTTGCATTCATTCAATGTAagaaaatttgaatggtcatgagtttgttgttattttgaatttgtcTGATGTGCATTAATTATGTAATAACTCTTGTATTGTTTTGATCCTGTACAACAATGGGAAACGAGAAAGCAAATTGTTTCTGGGAAGCAGAATTACCTCCAAATTATGATAGAGTTGGAATTGAGAATTTCATTCGTGCAAAGTATGTCTATGATAAACTCCTTGAATCATGctaaatttttatctttgtacTGTTTGAAGTGTATGCTATTTGTTTTGTGCACCTAGTTTCAATCAttgtatatatttaaactttaaaggtATGATGAAAAGAGATGGGTTCCAAGAGATGGGAATTCAAAAACACCTTCTGGATTTCGGGAAGAGAAAAGTCCTTCACATTGGCAGAGGCCTGTGGAGAGAAGTGGTTATGCCGCTGTTTCTGAAAATAAATTTGAGGAAAGGAAGAAAATCCAACCATCAACTGCAATTCCTGCCGCAAGAATTAATGTTCCTGCTCCTCCCAGAGCATCTGAGCAGGTAATCTCTTTTCCCCCCTTTGTTTTATTACTGTTTtgtgaacattttttttgtttgacatCTTTTGTTGCCCTACATGTGCTATTGTACTTATGTCTGTTCTTCTGCAATTAGTTTCATGAGTTACAACTGTTATACAAAGAATTTGCATATTTGCAATAAAGTGATTAATTTTGCTTTTAGAGCTTAGAATAGATTATTCCccctttttagtataaaaataaataaattatctccTTGCTCTTCTTTAAATTTcgaaattattattgtttatagtGGTATAAAATAATCCATTTATGAACAGGTAACTCCTATTACCAAACCTCAGCATGTAGAGAAAGTGGAATCAGTAGCACCACAACCACAAGCTCCCCAACCACTAGCTGAAACATCAAAGCAGGCTACAGACACAGTTAAAAATACCCCTCCTAAAGTTGACTATGCCACATACCTTTTCAACATGTTGTCTATGGATGGCCCCAATGAAAATGGCTCTGAGGCAGCTGGTACAACTACTGATGATAATCACTGGGCAGGTTTCCAGTGTATGTTTGtgtccttataaaaaaaattacactacgAAAACTCAATTGAAAGTGTTGCTAGATTGTTTTGGAAGATTTGAAGTTGCTTCTATTATTTTGGGTAGAACTTGGGTTGTAATTTTGTTGCTATAACTGTTTCAGCTGCTGCAGAGGTGTCAACAGCTGAGAAGACTAGTCCCCTAAAAGCAGCTGATAGTACTCCAGCTTCTGCATCTGGAATTGAGGATCTTTTCAAAGATTTACATCCTGTGACACCAAGCTTGACTCCAGAAAAACCACAGAGAGATGTGAAAAATGATATCATGAGCCTCTTTGAGAAGGTAGACTGTTTTCTTCTTTAAAGTCTAATTTTTCTttaccataaaataatattaatattaatgttgTCTTCTTTAAagtctaatttaaattttggtttggtaattattttttattaattttttctaactCAATGGTGGCATCTTACCTGGCATTCAGTGCCGGTAATTGAGtcttatgttttttattagGTTATTTTCATCAATCTTTGTTTCCTTTATGTTTGCTGCTTCTCCTTTTTGAACAACAGTCGTGAATTACCTATTTATGGCCgatgaatttatttattctcaatttaactataaaaaataaatatttattttgtgcatTGCACAAACTAAACtagaatattaaataagaaataaaatactacTACTTAAGAAGAAAATGTCTCAAATACTCctaatttggataaaaaataattgtactaAAGCAGGGtcagactttttttttctttaattttaacttgatatattaattttttttttgtaaataagtaatTGCAGTATTGGAGGATTGGTTaagaaactttaaaaaaatatatttattataaaaattataagaaaagtaaaaaattatgatccatataattttatgtatattaataaaaatcttataatttaattttacgcAAGTTaatagaaatgatttttttaattccttagcCACGAACTGGCCAGGATTTTATTTTGATAGTATTTTTTGAATAAGCGTCTCTCACAAGCTAATAAATAAACATCATTTGATAGTATTTTTTGAATAAGCGTCTCTCACAAgttaatagaaattatttttttaattccttttttatcttaggatttttttaaaaaaacatttcctTGTACTATTCTGCAGGTGCTCTTATATGATGCTGCTGTAATGGTTTTGATATTTCCCTttgatatcttttatttttcatctagaTATTTCTTCTTAAGGACACTCTGGCGAATAGTTTTTCCATTACAGGCAAGTTTACTTTTATTTGGATGTATTGTGTTAGTAAGCTACTAAGCTCTTACGCTATTACTCTACAAATAGTTGACACTGTTTTAGCATCTGGGTTATATTTATGCTATGCATAACCATGCAGATATATAATCTTCAACATAGAATATGTAACTTATTTCCTTGCTTCCCTGCATTCAGTTTTTATAAAACTTGCAGAAGTATTAATGCAACTCCCCCTCCCTTTGGTAGTCACTAAAAGAACAAGCAACCAGTGTTAGTGCATTAGATGAGATCCTCATGTGTTGTTCCAAGTGTAATGAAGTGTGAAGAAAAGCTGGCAAGACTGTGCATCATAAATAATAAgtcatttaaaacaattaataggTGCATCCATCAATGAACTTGTtaacatacacaacatatacTACTATGTGCACAAGTAAAACCCTTGAAGAGGCATCATGTTGAACCTTCCTTGAGGATATATATGTGAGAACCATTGCAGTATCAAACTTTGATGCTTAGAAGAAAATTATTCTTGTTCTTATTTATTCAGTTTCTTAAGACTTGATATTTAAGCCTCAACCTTGCCGTTGCTTTACTCTGTCCCTTTTGAATTGATTCTTTTAGTATCCTGTTGTAACTTGGAGCTATGCTTGAATAGGATCtaacttttttcaattttcattaaaacaggCAATATCATTCGCAGATTTTTTCTTGGCTAATATCTTAACTTCCATGGCAAAGGTATGCTTCCTTTTCTATATTATCTTTCTATTAGAAAAGTCTTTGTCCTCCTCTTGCATGCTaatctttattattaaatattaatttctatttACTAAGTTTTGAGCCTAGATATATGTTTATTTAGAGATCTGAAGCTATATACTTTTGCCTGCATTTACTTGTTTATTATTATGGATACAGAGGTCCAACACTGACACAATCTGAGAATTTAGAATTGGCATAACCTGTTGGtctaaattttagtttatagtGATGCATTactgttttattttgattattgttGTAATTTTATGCAGGTCTTTTCTGACTTGGAGCGTTCAGTTTGTAGAATGGTCCATCGACAGGTTTGATTCTGATAAATTGCTTTTAATGTTTTCTACTGTTGGTTTGAGAgattatatttacattttattttagtaacttGAGTATCGTATTCTGATTATGGCAGAACTTGATCAAGTTCAAGTGTATGATGAATTCCTTTTTGTTTAGCATTGGGATCATGGAACAAGTTTCCttgatttcatttaaaatattttcaagattTAAATCAGTTCATTTGATTCTGTAATATTAAGATTTGTAACttaattacaattttgattGTACATACCTTTCTCTGTTCCCATGgagcttattttttaataaatagacCTTTTGGATTTGTATTTAGTTTTTGCCTTACTGCGGATGCTTTTTTTCTCAACTTGGGGGATtcgttttttaaattttttgtaggTTGCCACAATTGCTTGGTTGGAAGCTGATTCTGTTTGTGGTAGCCACTCTGTTGCAATCCCTTTGGTTCTTGTCTTGCCTTATCTTTTCCGTTTAAACCAATGTCTCCGGCAGTACAAAGATACTGGAGAGAAAACTACTCTTCTGAATGGTAAGAACTTTGTCTTGTTCTAAGTAATgcacttttttgtttgttttagaaCTTATATTAGTCATCTAAATTTTTTTGCAAGTTTATGAAGTTGATATATGGAGTTTTTTTTGTCTGCTTggtatttattacaaaattatgtTTGTGTCGTTTGTCAAAATAGTATCATACATAATTTAAGAATCCAGTGCATGCTTCCGTCGATTTTACATGCTTTGCATCCAAGTGTTTATGATTCTATTTATTATTACCATTACTATACAGTGTAACTTAAATGCAATATCACTATGTCAGCTTTCCTGAGCATattgtttgaaattttcttaatatattgTTTCAATTACTTCTTATATATCCTTGTTTTGTATCATTGAAATGTGatgttttatatgttttaaGCTAATAACAACTTGCCAGGTGAAATTAGGACATTTTTGCCTTGACTGGAATGACCTTTTGCACATGATATAGTTTTTCAACTGTCCTTTAAAGGTCTTTAAGATTGTTTTGTTTGAACCAAATATGATGTATTGATTCTCATAATTGATTATAGGTTGTTGCTTGTATCTAAATATGAAATGGGACATTTTTGCAATTTTTCATGATGTGACTGGATATAGAATTCGTAATGATTTTTGGAAATTGTACTAtacttatcataaaaaaaaagcaacaacAAGGAAACATGAAACTTCATGTTAAGGACTAACTACTCTCAGtatattgcttctttttttgtgCTGTTTGTGAGATC encodes:
- the LOC100783121 gene encoding ADP-ribosylation factor GTPase-activating protein AGD5, which encodes MGNEKANCFWEAELPPNYDRVGIENFIRAKYDEKRWVPRDGNSKTPSGFREEKSPSHWQRPVERSGYAAVSENKFEERKKIQPSTAIPAARINVPAPPRASEQVTPITKPQHVEKVESVAPQPQAPQPLAETSKQATDTVKNTPPKVDYATYLFNMLSMDGPNENGSEAAGTTTDDNHWAGFQSAAEVSTAEKTSPLKAADSTPASASGIEDLFKDLHPVTPSLTPEKPQRDVKNDIMSLFEKVDCFLL
- the LOC100783653 gene encoding SPX and EXS domain-containing protein 5 is translated as MVASYLDFFKKTFPCTILQVLLYDAAVMVLIFPFDIFYFSSRYFFLRTLWRIVFPLQAISFADFFLANILTSMAKVFSDLERSVCRMVHRQVATIAWLEADSVCGSHSVAIPLVLVLPYLFRLNQCLRQYKDTGEKTTLLNALKYSTAVPMIFLSALKYHVFFLERWTNFYRPLWLLSGVVNSSYSFYWDVNRDWDLSGFTRIFKFNKPHLFSHMLHGRRWCMTVNWWTIF